The following coding sequences lie in one Deltaproteobacteria bacterium PRO3 genomic window:
- a CDS encoding YmdB family metallophosphoesterase, producing YFKRQPKLLRPANYAATSPGRGWVVVEVYAGVKLGVVNLIGRINMEPADCPFAAADRALAELKGQADVVFVDMHAETTSESRAMGWHLDGRVAAVIGSHTHVQTADEEIMPRGTAFLTDAGMTGPYRSIIGMRIDNVLRKFQTGIKSRFEPAEGDVRFCGALVEIEESNGLARKIERIQIRL from the coding sequence CTACTTCAAGCGCCAACCCAAGCTGCTGCGGCCGGCCAACTACGCGGCTACCTCGCCGGGGCGGGGCTGGGTGGTCGTCGAGGTCTATGCCGGCGTCAAGCTGGGCGTCGTCAACCTGATCGGGCGCATCAACATGGAGCCGGCGGATTGCCCCTTCGCCGCAGCCGATCGCGCCTTGGCGGAGCTGAAAGGCCAGGCCGACGTCGTCTTCGTCGACATGCACGCCGAGACCACCAGCGAGAGCCGGGCGATGGGGTGGCACCTCGACGGACGCGTCGCCGCCGTCATCGGCTCGCATACCCACGTCCAGACCGCCGACGAGGAGATCATGCCGCGCGGCACCGCGTTCTTGACCGATGCCGGCATGACCGGTCCCTATCGCTCGATCATCGGCATGCGGATCGACAACGTCCTGCGCAAGTTCCAGACGGGGATCAAGTCGCGCTTCGAGCCGGCGGAAGGGGATGTGCGCTTCTGCGGGGCCCTGGTCGAGATCGAGGAGTCCAACGGTCTGGCCCGCAAGATCGAACGCATCCAAATCCGACTGTAG